A single window of Salvia splendens isolate huo1 chromosome 8, SspV2, whole genome shotgun sequence DNA harbors:
- the LOC121745957 gene encoding uncharacterized protein LOC121745957 codes for MVSYIPPHLRGKQHPGNQQYNQPRYQQEHYGQSDYPQANYSGGPPNQRYNRHPNDGHGDMLVPHHPHDAMREIQEAQKEQRATLEMLTKQLSQVAVSVGELKGNETTTQPPGRVNISEVSLRSGKVYQGHIHPAISPATGSGPSREEEEESSRVDQVREKGKEKVGGEASEESQKAETERVKPYPYRGMVTRKRDATIDVASMFKGVEMKVPLLTALKMPPISKFIKDYLAGKVNEEGRLITDENVSAVIQRSDLPSKKTDPGMFTLPISIRDIQVEHAMCDLGASINVLPYSIYQKLEATKLIDTDIMIQLADRSCIHPEGILEDVIVKVNNFLYPADFFVIKMTEPAAKESSGVLLGRPFLSTTNTIIDVRNGMISLDFKGEQYTFNIDEAMKKPADGENVYSIDVTEPLVQEYLEEEFLKRQFTDSAADKEVEKEVEEWYDTMKVGEMDDQAIVKVITDFCERPRPAGSSGTTKCLA; via the coding sequence ATGGTCAGCTACATCCCACCTCACCTACGGGGAAAACAGCACCCTGGAAATCAACAGTACAACCAGCCGAGATATCAGCAAGAACATTACGGGCAATCTGACTACCCGCAGGCCAACTATAGTGGGGGACCACCGAATCAAAGATACAACCGACACCCCAACGATGGCCACGGAGATATGTTGGTACCGCACCATCCACATGATGCGATGCGGGAAATccaggaggctcagaaggagcagCGGGCGACGTTGGAGATGCTGACAAAACAACTCTCCCAAGTTGCAGTGTCGGTGGGCGAGTTGAAGGGAAATGAAACCACTACGCAACCACCTGGTCGTGTGAATATTAGTGAAGTATCCCTGAGGTCGGGGAAAGTCTACCAAGGCCACATCCATCCTGCGATATCTCCAGCAACTGGTTCTGGACCAAGCcgtgaggaagaggaagaatcCAGTAGAGTGGATCAAGTGAGAGAAAAGGGCAAGGAGAAGGTGGGAGGTGAAGCCTCGGAAGAAAGTCAGAAAGCGGAAACTGAAAGGGTTAAGCCTTATCCGTACCGTGGAATGGTGACAAGGAAGAGGGATGCCACAATCGATGTGGCAAGTATGTTCAAGGGCGTGGAGATGAAGGTACCGCTCTTGACGGCGTTAAAAATGCCCCCGATCAGCAAGTTCATTAAGGACTACCTGGCAGGGAAGGTCAATGAGGAAGGGAGACTAATTACAGATGAGAACGTCTCTGCCGTGATCCAGAGAAGCGACCTTCCCTCCAAGAAGACTGATCCTGGAATGTTCACACTCCCTATTTCTATCAGAGATATCCAGGTGGAGCACGCTATGTGCGACTTAGGGGCATCAATCAACGTTCTACCATACTCCATCTATCAGAAGTTGGAAGCGACCAAGCTCATCGATACAGACATAATGATACAGTTGGCCGACAGATCGTGTATTCACCCAGAGGGAATCCTAGAAGACGTGATTGTTAAGGTGAATAACTTTCtatacccagctgatttttttGTAATCAAGATGACGGAACCCGCAGCAAAGGAGTCGAGTGGAGTCCTATTAGGACGACCGTTCCTGTCCACAACCAACACTATTATAGACGTCCGAAATGGGATGATAAGCCTGGATTTCAAAGGAGAGCAGTACACGTTCAATAttgatgaagccatgaagaagccaGCTGACGGCGAGAACGTATACTCCATAGATGTCACTGAGCCCTTGGTACAGGAGTATTTGGAAGAAGAATTCTTAAAGAGACAGTTCACTGACTCCGCTGCAGATAAGGAGGTCGAAAAAGAAGTAGAAGAGTGGTATGATACCATGAAAGTTGGAGAGATGGACGACCAGGCCATCGTAAAAGTGATAACGGATTTTTGCGAGCGCCCGAGGCCAGCTGGGTCAAGTGGGACAACCAAGTGTCTAGCTTAG